A genomic region of Pseudomonas abietaniphila contains the following coding sequences:
- the pilB gene encoding type IV-A pilus assembly ATPase PilB has translation MTDVVLTGLAKQLVVAELLNEKVAQQAYQQARRDKLSLVSYLVQNKLVNSLTLAEVASDQFGLPFLDLSTLDKESQPKGLVSEKLVRQHSALPLWRRGNKLFVGVSDPTNHQAITDIQFSTGLNTEAILVEDDKLSVAIDKFFDTHSGLGEMADVDLSLEIESTTDSKETTLGEVDAEDAPVVRFVNKMLLDAIRLGSSDLHFEPYEKIFRVRLRTDGILHEVAKPPTQLAGRIAARLKVMAGLDISERRKPQDGRIKLRISKNRAIDFRVNTLPTLWGEKIVMRILDPTSAQMGIDALGYEPEQKELYLQALRQPQGMILVTGPTGSGKTVSLYTGLNILNTVDINISTAEDPVEINLEGINQVNVNPRQGMDFSQALRAFLRQDPDVIMVGEIRDLETAEIAIKASQTGHMVLSTLHTNSAAETLTRLHHMGIAAFNIATAINLIIAQRLARKLCPHCKKEIDVPKDTLLAEGFPEDRIGSFKLYSPVGCDQCNGGYKGRVGIYEVVKNTPALERIIMEEGNSIEISTQMRKDGFNDLRTSGLLKAMQGVTSLEEINRVTKD, from the coding sequence ATGACTGATGTTGTCCTCACCGGTTTGGCCAAACAACTCGTTGTGGCCGAACTGCTCAATGAAAAAGTTGCACAGCAGGCCTATCAGCAGGCACGACGCGACAAGCTCTCTCTGGTGAGCTATCTGGTTCAGAACAAGCTGGTGAACAGTTTGACCCTGGCAGAGGTCGCCTCGGATCAGTTCGGACTTCCGTTCCTCGACCTCAGCACCCTCGATAAAGAAAGCCAACCCAAAGGGCTGGTCAGCGAAAAACTCGTCCGCCAGCACTCGGCACTCCCTTTATGGCGACGTGGCAACAAGCTGTTTGTGGGTGTTTCCGACCCAACAAACCATCAGGCAATCACAGACATTCAGTTCAGCACTGGGTTGAACACGGAAGCCATTCTGGTTGAGGACGACAAACTAAGCGTCGCCATCGACAAATTTTTTGACACTCATAGTGGTCTGGGAGAAATGGCAGACGTTGATCTCAGTCTCGAGATCGAGTCCACCACAGACAGCAAAGAGACCACCTTAGGCGAAGTGGATGCCGAGGATGCGCCTGTTGTTCGCTTCGTCAACAAGATGCTGTTGGACGCCATCCGCCTTGGCTCCTCGGACCTCCACTTTGAGCCCTATGAAAAAATCTTCCGCGTGCGTCTGCGGACAGATGGCATTTTGCACGAGGTCGCCAAACCTCCGACGCAACTGGCTGGACGAATCGCGGCTCGATTGAAGGTCATGGCTGGGCTGGACATCTCTGAACGACGCAAGCCTCAGGATGGCCGAATCAAACTACGGATTTCGAAGAACCGCGCCATCGATTTTCGCGTGAACACGCTCCCTACGTTGTGGGGCGAAAAAATCGTCATGCGTATCCTTGACCCGACCAGTGCCCAAATGGGTATTGATGCCTTGGGTTATGAGCCGGAGCAAAAGGAGCTCTATCTGCAAGCGCTCCGCCAGCCTCAAGGCATGATTCTTGTGACAGGGCCAACGGGTTCAGGCAAAACGGTTTCTCTTTATACGGGCCTGAATATTCTGAACACCGTCGACATCAACATTTCCACAGCGGAAGACCCTGTAGAGATCAACCTGGAGGGCATCAATCAAGTCAACGTCAACCCTCGCCAAGGCATGGACTTCTCCCAAGCTTTGAGAGCTTTTTTGCGCCAGGACCCAGACGTGATTATGGTGGGGGAAATCCGCGACCTCGAAACGGCTGAAATCGCGATCAAGGCTTCGCAAACCGGCCACATGGTGCTGTCGACGCTACACACGAATAGCGCAGCAGAAACGTTGACGCGCCTTCATCACATGGGCATTGCAGCCTTTAACATCGCGACTGCGATTAATCTGATTATCGCCCAACGCCTTGCGCGAAAACTTTGCCCGCACTGCAAGAAAGAGATCGATGTCCCCAAGGACACACTGCTGGCCGAAGGATTTCCAGAAGACCGAATTGGCAGCTTCAAACTCTACTCACCGGTAGGCTGCGATCAATGCAACGGAGGTTATAAAGGTCGCGTGGGCATCTATGAAGTGGTGAAAAATACCCCAGCCCTCGAGCGCATCATCATGGAAGAAGGCAACTCCATCGAAATTTCCACCCAAATGCGCAAGGACGGCTTCAATGACTTGCGCACCTCTGGCCTGCTGAAGGCAATGCAAGGCGTCACCAGCCTTGAGGAAATAAACCGGGTAACCAAGGACTGA
- a CDS encoding pilin gives MTKIVTFWLNQSKRIELGVLNPACFWEGSLAQGMQAQQSPSPQRHDFGEVLMKAQKGFTLIELMIVVAIIGILAAIAIPAYSKYQAKAKVTAGYAELTALKTGYEDQINQGATPSSTNINVPTSSTCTVTVGTGATALVCTLVNAPPVVNSKKITLARTDDGTWTCTTEVAADYQPKGCGSAATGG, from the coding sequence GTGACAAAAATTGTCACTTTTTGGCTAAATCAGAGCAAACGCATTGAGCTGGGCGTTCTGAACCCGGCCTGTTTCTGGGAGGGAAGTTTGGCACAAGGCATGCAAGCACAGCAGTCACCATCACCGCAGCGTCATGATTTTGGAGAAGTACTCATGAAGGCACAAAAAGGTTTCACACTTATCGAACTGATGATCGTCGTTGCGATCATCGGTATTCTGGCGGCGATCGCTATCCCGGCTTACTCCAAGTATCAGGCTAAGGCCAAGGTAACTGCTGGGTATGCTGAGTTGACTGCTTTGAAAACCGGCTACGAAGACCAAATTAATCAGGGCGCGACCCCATCTTCCACCAACATCAACGTCCCAACCTCCTCAACCTGCACAGTTACAGTAGGCACTGGCGCAACTGCCTTGGTTTGCACTTTGGTGAACGCACCGCCGGTCGTGAACAGCAAAAAGATTACTCTGGCTCGAACTGATGATGGAACATGGACATGCACCACCGAGGTTGCCGCCGATTACCAGCCTAAAGGATGTGGCAGCGCTGCAACTGGTGGTTGA
- the nadC gene encoding carboxylating nicotinate-nucleotide diphosphorylase, protein MPNLRLATLTAEIEANVRRALLEDVGSGDITAQLIPAERLAKATVISRDAAVIAGTAWVDSVFRQLDQRVAVHWQVADGERVKPNQPLFHLEGPARSLLTGERSALNFLQMLSGVATRAQHYADMVADTQVKLLDTRKTLPGLRQAQKYAVTCGGCHNHRIGLFDAFLIKENHIAACGGIAEAITAAHKIAPGKPVEVEVENLDELKQALDGGADIIMLDELSLDDMREAVRLTAGKAKLEASGGVTDATLRTIAETGVDYISIGTLTKDVKAVDLSMRLSA, encoded by the coding sequence ATGCCGAATCTACGTCTTGCCACGCTGACCGCCGAGATCGAAGCCAACGTACGCCGTGCGTTGCTGGAGGACGTCGGCAGTGGCGACATCACTGCACAGCTGATTCCCGCCGAGCGTCTGGCCAAGGCCACCGTGATTTCCCGCGATGCTGCGGTGATCGCCGGCACGGCCTGGGTCGACAGCGTTTTTCGTCAGCTGGATCAGCGCGTCGCGGTGCATTGGCAAGTCGCCGACGGTGAGCGGGTCAAACCCAACCAACCTCTGTTCCATCTCGAAGGCCCTGCCCGCTCGTTGCTGACAGGCGAGCGCAGCGCGCTCAACTTCCTGCAGATGCTCTCAGGCGTCGCCACCCGCGCCCAGCATTACGCCGACATGGTCGCCGACACCCAAGTCAAACTGCTCGACACCCGCAAAACATTGCCGGGCCTGCGACAGGCACAGAAATACGCCGTGACCTGCGGCGGTTGCCACAACCACCGGATCGGCCTGTTCGATGCCTTCCTGATCAAGGAAAACCACATCGCAGCCTGCGGCGGCATCGCCGAAGCCATCACCGCTGCCCACAAGATTGCGCCGGGCAAACCGGTGGAAGTCGAAGTCGAAAACCTCGACGAACTCAAACAAGCCCTCGACGGCGGCGCCGACATCATCATGCTCGACGAACTGAGCCTGGACGACATGCGCGAAGCCGTCCGCCTCACGGCAGGCAAAGCGAAGCTTGAAGCCAGCGGCGGAGTGACCGATGCGACCTTGCGCACAATTGCTGAAACGGGCGTGGATTACATCTCGATAGGGACGCTGACCAAAGATGTGAAGGCCGTGGATTTGTCGATGCGGTTGAGCGCTTGA